The following is a genomic window from Solanum lycopersicum chromosome 6, SLM_r2.1.
catttttttttatttaaaaaaaaaaataataaattgttcctgcaacaaaaaaaaaaaaatttaccccCACCTCCGCACCTccccctacccccccccccaccttCCACCGACCTGcccctaaattatttttttttgaattacttttttcaaacaaagaaataaaatttacccCTTAACTTCGCCCCCCTCCCCCCCTCCTCTTCTACCAATCtacccctaattttttttttcaaaaacaaaaaaaaaattgtttctaaaaaaataatatctttttttaacaaaattaagaattttgagtgaaaatgaaagtaaaaataagTGATTTATTTGATGATATTTGTAGAGATTCTTAAAATAGTTTGAAGCCCATATTTAACCAATTAAAATATGAGTGATTCGAGccatgaaatataattaaaatggactcattttattaaatataggctgaattcaaaaaaaaaaaattgttcctgcaacaacaacaaaaaatttacCCCCACCTCCGCACCTCCCCCTTCCCCCCCTCCCACCTTCCACCAACCTGcccctaaattatttttttttgaattacttttttcaaacaaagagaaataaaatttaccCCTTAACttcgccccccccccccccctcttctaCCAACCTACTCCTAAATTgttttttcgaaaaaaaaatgttgtttctaaaaaaataatatcattttttaacaaaattaagaattttgagtgaaaatgaaagtaaaaataagTGATTTATTTGATGATATTTGTAGAAACTCTTAAAATAGTTTGAAGCCCATATTTAACCAATTAAAATATGAGTGATCCGAGccatgaaatataattaaaatggactcattttattaaatatagacTGAATtgcaccccccccccccccatgaTTGATTAAAGATCATAAATAAGAGTATGTTAATTAAAACCACAATTTCTTAAGaaacaagtaaataaaaaatgtaacaagTAAAGtacattttttactttaaaaatccactaaatatttataaattgttaatttagAACACAGTAACTTTAAACTTCAAATCGCTCTCCTCTACGCCTACGCACAACATAGTATTAGCAGGTACAACTCTATTAAAGATTACTATACACCTTTACGACACAGAAAGGTTACATGGTACAACTCTGCGGATACTTCAACAATCTGTATACTTGCCTAAGGATTGTTTGAGCTTCTTATCCCAGACGGAGAAATAATGCAAGCCTTAACCTCGTATGGTGATTTAACCGAGCCGTTCTGCCTCCCATTTCCTGAGAGAAGTCGAAacttcatgagcctgatgaacttTGATCTCAGAAAGACTGGGGTATTTTGGAATCCGAACAAAGGGGCAAGCTTATGCTGTCATATTCATCCTGCAGTCTCATCCCTATTGTGTCACCTAACATGCATCAAGCTGCATCACATCTAGCCAGTGTATGGCTAGTATTTTTATCTTCCTTAACTTATGAACATCAGACTGAATCACTTGGCTCCAGCGTAGTGTCATGGCTCCTATTTCTTGAGATGCTGTCGTGgtcaattttatcacttttatctTCATTAGACAATCTATGTTCCGTTTCTTCTGGATCCTGCATAGTGTCATAACTTCTATTTGTTGAGGCGATATCGTGGTTAACGTTatcactttcttcttcattagACGATCTGTGTTCCGTTTCTTCTCTGGGTTCTGGCTCTGAATTTGATTGACCTACTTGAGAATCCCCACAACACTCAGAGCTGCTCTGGTGAGATGTTTCATCGGCATCTTGTTCACTAGAAGTACTCTCAGTAGTTTCTGAGCTCGTATCAGGTATTTCAGTGCAAGCATTAGTTGGAGCAAGGATTGATTGGCGGCAAAGGGGGCAGGTATTGTGGGCAGCTAGCCAGTGGTCAATGCAAATCATGTGAAATGTGTGCCCACAAGCAGGTATTTGTTGAAGCTTATCATCTGCCAGGTAATCCCCTAAGCACACTGAACACCTGTCCGAGAAAGATCAAACTTCAGTAGAAAACAATGTTTATATATTTGAGTTTTGTCTCTAGGATGCATGTCTGTTAAACCTTCTGTTTTCTTCACAACATGTAAATCCaatataaaacatttatttcATTCGTCATTGCTTGTAAACAAATGAACTAAATTAGAGAAGAAAGTTCTATGAAGAGAAGCTAATCAAGTAGCTGATCTTCTTGCCAAATTGGCCTCTTCGAATGGATATAGTACCCTACTATTACTCTTTTCAACATCTTCTGAAGGGATGAAGGGACATTTCAACTTGATAGCAATTATCTAGGATAAGGAGAAGGCTTGACAAGGTTTACATTTTTGTAAGTTGATCTAAATAAGTTAGTAATGAAAGAGATCTTGTATAGAtaagtttctttcttttttgaagGCTGTATGGAACTGGCTTGTGTACGTCTTTTGGAGGCAAGGTCCTATGTCCCCCTATTCTATTTGTATATTGCAAATTGATGAATGGACTAAGAAGCGGTATTGCCAGTACCTTACACCAAAAGGTACCATGCCTAAGGTGATGGATGgcaaatttataaataagatATGGAGAGTAACTCAAACCCTGAAGATATGGAGCAGCTATCCAACATCTCTGGTCACAGGGAGAGATGGAAAATCATCCCAGCTTGTATTTGGTGGTCAACGTGGAAAGAAAGGAACCTTAGATGTCATCAGAACAAGAGCAACACTATtaagaagatgaaattgaatTGTCTTGTGTTGTTTCATTTTTGGTGTAAGCAGGAGTATATGGAATGTCTAGAATCAGTTATGAATATCTTAGGATCACTGTAATTTTTGTCATAGGATTGAAGATCTTCTGTTATACTCTCTTTAATCTGTAATTAGGAATCTGTAACATGTTGTGGCAGGTTTTGATGTTTTggaaatagaaatacaaatcgttaccttctcaaaaaaaaagagTGTAGATGTGTAGATTGAGCAAATAGTGTAAAAAGAGATTATGGCTTAATCCTTTGACAGAGTAGTTTAGGCTTGAACCCCGTATATGTGTTAATATATTCACTCAATAAGTACAAATAGCTGATGCCGAACCCCATAAAATCAAAGAGTTAAGGTAGAATCTCGAACTCAAATCCATAAAGTTCAAATCTTGAATCCCCGAATGTCTCACTAGTTGTTTTTACTTTTAGATAAGACCATACCTGAATCCCCCTATACCTTGACACTCATGAACTTAACATAGCTCACTTCTCATACAAATAGACCAAATAGGAAAGGGGCTCATTGATTTGGGAGATGTAAGATCTAGTGATATCAGTTGGCATTTATTACAAATTGAGACTCCAATATTGATGCTACATAAACCCCTTTACCCTTATTTCACTTGTACCATATATTGTAATCTATGATTCTCAAATCTCAACCAGCTATTTGTTGGATAATATCAGCTAACAGTCTAACTAGTCTAACACCTCCCACGAAACCTGAAAGAGAACAATCTATATTCCCAATCTACCACAATTGCAGGCTGGATTCTACATCTAATCTACTGCAGGTTGTATTGAAAAATCTAACAACATTGCATCACATATTTTTGTTCTCAGATGACTCCAAGAAGCCGAGAAATGTTGAGACAGACTGAAGGATCACACTTTTGTATGGCCAATTTAGCCATCTCACTAGTGTCAGCTTGAACCATGTAtacatatgcaaaaaaaaaaaaaaaaaaaaacttaaaagtgTATACAAGAACAACAACTATGCCTCAGTCCCAAATAGGTCAGGATCAGGATCAAGATCGGGGTCGACTATACGAATACTCAGTTCTGCATATAAATTCAACTCATTCCATCATCCTACCAACTTAGAAAGATCATAAATTGCATTTATCACAACCCATTGCTCTAAATTTCAGATCTGTTAGATTCATTACATCAGAAAAATTAAAGAGCGCAAACTTACTGAGTATCTTTGACAGAAAAACTCTCCTTGAAGACAATAATAGGCAACATCTCCCTCACTTCCTTCTTCAACCCCATTTCACACTGGTAAAAACCACAATCAATAGAACCccaaaaataataagattataatttttttttaaaaaaaaaattaaatagttttaaCATACCCTTGAGAGTTCATCAGATTCATTAGCAGTGTGGAATGTAGACGTCCTCATCCGCAGTGAGGACCAATCGACTCTCTGACGACGAAGATAAAATAAGTAGAATAACAGTAAAAGTATAAAAGCAAACAAAATAGGGACTGAAAAGATGAAAGCTTGATAAAGCTTCAATTGAGCTAAAGCTTCTGAGCAACAATTAGATGAAGCATTATGATAATTATTACTGCTTTCTTGATGTGGATCTGAATAGCCTTTTCCAGTAAGAGACATCGCAATCAACAACAATGGCGGTTAATCTGATTCAATTTGAACAACACCCACATCAAAAAAATGGAATCTTTGgtaagaaaacagaaaaaaaaaataggatatAGCAGAGGAGAGAGATGGATTTGGACGATTTGTTGAGCGCAGTTATATAGAAGTTTAGAGTCCTACTTAAATGCAAGAAAATCTGGAATTGGAAATTGGGAAGTAGTAATATGTGGGGCCTTATTACATACATCGACAAAAATTAAGCATTTTCCTTCCCAAATTTAGGTGGATCATCGGGTCGGTATGGTATGGTATGTTAtggtatttaaaattttgataagataatactttttatattatatattgtaattaaattttgaatttttttttatatttatgtttttttaatgaagCTTGACTTTTTTAGGagataaattatattacttataaaattatatttataatttcactaagaacaataataaaaaatatgattcaaattatatacataaatatttttttataataaatatgtattaatacAAGTTTTAGGTTTAATTTGGTATCATATCAAACTAATTTGGTATGATTTGGTAATAGAAGAAGTATACTCCATGTGTGATTTTTTATTAGATGgtccaaaatatatttattagtaaaactttttaaaatcttaGATGTAATTTTAGGAGTtccttatatttatcaatatagatcttaaaattttaattttaataaaatatgaataatttgattttagCACACTACTTAAAATTTAACTAGAGACAAATTTCAAACCTTGTATGCTTTGTTTTTCCTTCTTACAAGTAGTTGTATAATGGCCTAAATGTATAACTTGTTTGATGTATTCTCTGTGTATTTATCCAGAAAGAGTTTTGATTTCTATGTTTTCTAATTTCATTATAATCTCTAaagagttttaattttaattatttttttctctcgtttttctttcacaaaataaaaaaatttaactttctgAATTTTTGGTATGAAGTTAGGCTTTGTCGTAGCGTAACTTCAAATTCCTATCatgtttgaatatgaattgCAATCAAACtctatataatttcaaatataaagaTCTATAGTTGGGATATGCAAAGTCTAGGTCTAAAATGTAAACTATCACATTCATGATTTCAATTCCAAAAATgtatgataaaaattatttacaaggcaattaaaatttaaatactttataaactttacttattcattaaatataattCCTACAAATGAATTTGAACCGCcagaaaatttataaatagtTACCAATTACTATAATTTAGAACGTAATTATGAAACTCAACTATCTATttttcaatccatataatttttcttttaattcaacctccgaaattaaattttcaattttttatgaattaatggATATTGATAAGACTACCTTTTTCAAACATGTAATTATAATCAACGTACGTATTATCAAATATGATCACCCAAATTACTATTAATTGCATTCtcaaacaatttatttatttaaataatatagtcATATAAAGCTAAGCAAGATTTTCTTCTAGATATGTTTTACCACTCACCATGGTCAAACTGTAAGATTAATTAATGTGTCAATTAGCCAAAAACCATTAATTAGCAACAAGTTTATTTAACTAAGATCAAGTTCATACACATGTTGTCCacattttacttatttaattattccAAAAAGGGTGGTTGTTATACTTATCCTTTAATAACTTGTCTTTTTCCCCTCTATTGTACATTTGCTTGAGAATAGAATGTAGGTTAATGGTcccttatatattaaaaaaaattatacaaattacaaaataTTGAATCGTCAATTAAGACATCTACAATATAAACTAATTGATGCATGGAAAATATCTTAACAAATATGAAGGTTAATTATTTGTTAGGTGGGGAATTAGACCTTAATTAGGATATTTTCCCACATGATCGAGATAGGAGTTcacatatgaaaattaaatatttctaataagacaattcatgattttctttaatatttcaCAGCTTATATAAACTTAATTGAATTAgtatatttgtaattttgtatcatCTTTCATTTAGAACAAAAACTAATAAGAGTTAATGACtgataataaattttcttttcatctaaGATTTCGACGTAAAATTGCGTATTATCTTTTTCCATTATATTGCTTTTATATCCTTgttgaattattttcttaaccaTTCTGTGCACTTTGGTCGATGGCAAAGTCAGTCATTTCTAAAAAACTTTAACGATTGAATACTATATgtctaaaaagtatttttttactttattacttcgtataattttctattaaaaagtGTTTCGAATTCTCTCAGTATCATTATTATTcgttataacaaaaataacttttaacgataataaataaatatatcaataagGAAATTTAAAGTCTTTATCAGCATTAAATAAGTGTAATTAGATCTAATATCgctaaaaactttaaaaatatatataaaaagtattaattatcgttatatatttaacaacaattaaaaatttttattaCCAATAAATAATAGTTTTGTTGTAGTAATCGTAGATAATCTttttataaagataaaaaatgaatCTCAAATATC
Proteins encoded in this region:
- the LOC101251996 gene encoding RING-H2 finger protein ATL7 isoform X1, with translation MSLTGKGYSDPHQESSNNYHNASSNCCSEALAQLKLYQAFIFSVPILFAFILLLLFYLFYLRRQRVDWSSLRMRTSTFHTANESDELSRCEMGLKKEVREMLPIIVFKESFSVKDTQCSVCLGDYLADDKLQQIPACGHTFHMICIDHWLAAHNTCPLCRQSILAPTNACTEIPDTSSETTESTSSEQDADETSHQSSSECCGDSQVGQSNSEPEPREETEHRSSNEEESDNVNHDIASTNRSYDTMQDPEETEHRLSNEDKSDKIDHDSISRNRSHDTTLEPSDSV
- the LOC101251996 gene encoding RING-H2 finger protein ATL7 isoform X2 yields the protein MRTSTFHTANESDELSRCEMGLKKEVREMLPIIVFKESFSVKDTQCSVCLGDYLADDKLQQIPACGHTFHMICIDHWLAAHNTCPLCRQSILAPTNACTEIPDTSSETTESTSSEQDADETSHQSSSECCGDSQVGQSNSEPEPREETEHRSSNEEESDNVNHDIASTNRSYDTMQDPEETEHRLSNEDKSDKIDHDSISRNRSHDTTLEPSDSV